TTATCTTGTGAACCCTCAGGTGTTGACTGAGACTTCGAGTTTGTAATAGATACTACTTCTAGGTACAAATAATAAAGTCCTTGATTCTTGCCTTTCGACTTTCCTGCATTAACCAAGGTTCGCATACAGTTAACATCTGACATATATAACCAAAATTGAAGTATATAGCAGCAAATCAAATGCATAAATTTTTTCCAATCTGCAACATTATCAATGTCACTGGCCTATATTTTTCCTGAGTGCAACAGAAAGATTGGTATAATGACTTTTCTCTCCCAGAAATCAATTCAGGCAAAGGCTATGTAGCTGTGATAGGGTATCAAAACATAACTAATTTGAATATCATTTATTACAAGGCACTCCATCAATATATCATTTTGAATGAAAGAAAGTTCCATTGTGTTATATGTAACCAGATCATGGAGGACTCATAAGTTGATCTACTTAATATGCATTCTTAATGGACAAGTATATTATGACATTAAACCTTCTTTTCCTAAATAATAGCTCATCTAACAAGAAGGATAGCTGGAGTCTCTGTATGGTCACTGGATCAACATTAGCTTAAACATTTAGATGTCATCCATCCAAGACTTGAAGCAAACACAGAGAAGAAGCATTCATACTTAATGCATTATAAGAAATTTCAGACAATGCATTATCTTTTGTTGCTCACTGTCTGTGCAAAAAGCATTGGCACTTAATAACATAGATCCAAAATAAAAGACAAGAACAAATAAGTAGATACTTCCTTTAGACTTGACTCAAGACTGCTATGTTTAAAGACTTCAAGCAATAGTAAGAATAAGCTACAAGATTCACTGTCGTTGATGATATTACAATTCTACATCAGCTTTAAGGCCTATAAATGAATATGATGCTTATTTCATATCAGTCAGGAGCTTTCGTCTGAAGAATGTGactcaaattttatatttttaaatgaaattaaggACCCATGCATGAAAACAAGGGTCAGCACACTTTATCAACTTTCTCTTAAATTTCTCccttatatatttaatttgaacaGGGAACCATATGTTACAGTCCGATAAAAGAAGGCTATATTTGGTGTTCACATATATCATCTAATTTAATGGAGAAAATCCGGCGTAACGCATTTTTTGCTGCGCTAAGACAGAAACAAACTTACATTTATGGCTCTTAAACGAAGTCTGCTTTCATTTCTCAAGATCTATATCAGGGACGTACTCGCTTCTCTCTACATATACACACACGCGCACGACATATATAGCATATATATGTATCCTCATCTCGAGCAAGAGATGGAATGGAAGGAAAAAATTAGGAGGGTCGAAAATTTTGCTCGTAAGATGCTGCGATCTACACTCGTAAGTATAAAACTGTTGTTAGAGAAAAACAATTCAGATTATTTGTCCAAAATATTAATAAGCTCACAAGTAACAGGATACGtaacttaaattgttttttatagGTGGAGGAAAGACATTCATGCTATCCAAACACATCTATGTCGCATTCTCTATATAATCATTTACCTCCTCCAATATCCATGTAATTGTTAATCACCCTAATAATACCAGTGACAGTCACAATATCCCCAGGGATGCATGCATCCACAAGATCTTCAGTTAGTTCACATTCAACAGTTCGAGGTACCCGTCCCTCTTCATGATGTTCAGATTTCAGCAGCTCCTGAATTCTAGGAGAACATAGATAACTTACAAGATAAGAAATGAACAGTAAAACAGAGAGTTGAGAAGAAGaatagaataataatatttagtAACATATTTTACCCAAAAAGTATGATataaaaagatgttgaagtacAGTCTACAGACATCAAAGGAAGAGGAATTTACCTTATTTTCTGAAAGTCTATAATTCGAGCTGTAGACCTTATGGGATTAAAAGTCCTACATTTACAACCATGCAATTCACATACTGGTGGAGGTGAAAATTTTCCATCTGGAAAGTCACGAGTAATACTGgttccacacttagtacatgcaAAACACATTTGCATCACCAGAGGCTTAACTGTGCTAACTTTTACCACTGTACCACGTACAGAGACAAGCCTATCTATCATGTGAAAAAAACATACTAAGAATCTAAGCAGCATTAAGCTAATTGATCGATAAAGAGCAAATGTAAAGTGGAATATCATTTTTACCTATATAAGCAGCTTTTAGGTTCTTCAATGCAATCATTGATTGAGGATAGTTGTGGAGACGTATATTTATCTTcacaaaatcatcaaaactgtCATCCCCCAATTTCATAAAGTAAACCTGCAAGCAGCAGGGACAAAACGATacaattaagataaaataacataaatatgtgGAAAACTTGAATTTCATAACCGTAAATGTACTACCTTGTGTAATGCAGCACTCATACACAACAGAGCATCTTTAGATTTACTCtctaaaattgtataaaattctTGGAGCTCACAAAGTTTTCGGAATTGCTGAAAGTCCAGTGGCAATAAGAACATGCCATCAACCTCCTTCACCTGAATTAATAATTCAGTGTCATTCTTTAATCTGTAACTTACAATtctaaaaatcataatttaccAGCAATTGAAACATGCTTGTACGCTAAAATATTGCAATAATATCAGCAAATTAGCCATTTTCATTTACTATTAGTACTGTACTATGCCATAATTGTCAGATATAGACTCCAGTGGATAACGTTCTCAATTCGAATACTCCAGATAAGAAATATCAAACAGTGTAAGAAAACCCTCCACAAGAAGAAATAAGAGATTAGAAGTACACCAACTTTCTGAAACAGCAAAAGAGTCCTTCAGTTCACAAACTTTTTGGACTTTGAAAGTACATGACAAGCAATATGTGGCATCATCATCCTTCACCTACAAAGGTAGTTTTAGAGTACAATGGAAGGGTTCACAAGAACCAATAGTTTTTGCCTAGACCTTGTATAAGCATTAAGAAATCTACTAAATATCTACAAGTACTATGACTGTGAATCCAGTTATTATTGTACTTGATTTGAGATTGTTGTAGGAAcccataaatttaaaaaagcaTAATGCATAAATGTGCCCGtcaacttggcttcaaatcacatttatgtccttcaactttggatgtgcacaaatcGACACTtaacttatataaagttgaacaaatagagacacatgtcctacatgtcatcctgcatgtcattttttgtcctacgtggtgttctacgtgtattttgccatgtaggactcatgtgtttatttatttataagttggatagttaaagtgtatGTTTGTAtgttatgaaagttggaggtcaaagttaaaatttgaagtcaagtttaggatccaatatatatattatgccttCAAAGAAAGTGGATCCATCTCTATTCACCTTGACTTAGGACCCGTCTCTCCATAAAAATCATTcactttatttgaaaattgttGTTTGGTGCATTTTAAATTTGGCAAACAACTTATAACCTGTTTCCgactcaattttcacttttgAAGTTGCATTTAAGTTCAAGTATTAACATTATTCCAATATTCTTTGCAAAACATGTAAACAAGCACAAttccattttcaacttcaactccatcaattccaaataaaatgaaaattatttggaaaTTATGGCCATAAGCATATTtaataattcaacatcaatCTTTGACCTTCATTTTCAGTTACTATTAGTGGTTATCCGGCAACTAAAAAAAGCTTGGAAGAAGGAATATTACATGGAAAGAGTCAGTAAATCAACAATTTCCTTTGCTACTAGTATGAACTTCGCTTTTATTCACAGTAACAGATATAGACTCCAATCGTTCACGTTCACCATATGACATCTAATGCAGAAAACAGTTCACAATTGTTTGAAAGATAACAACTCAAAAACACTACACAAAAAGCAAATACTCGGTGTATGGAGTACAACAGTCAAATCATCTTATTTCCTAGTAAATTCAGCCAGCCATTTCACAATTGTTTGAAACATAACAACTCAAAAACACTACACAAAAAGCAAATACTCGGTGTATGGAGTAAAACAGTCAAATCATCTTATTTCCTAGTAAATCCAGCCAGCCATTTCACAATTGTTTGAAACAAAGCAActcaaaaacacacctaaagtATCCAGatcttttttgagtttcattaCTGTTGTTTGAATTCACTATGCCAATTATAACAAACTATTCATCAAAACACATCTTAACTATCAAATGTTGCTCTTTCCTACACTGAACGTGGTGATATTTCATATAGGAAACTCACACAACTAACTTAAGATATTTTAGATGTGTTTTCAACCATAAATCACTCGACTCTCCAAAGTAAGTAATCATAACGTGTCTTACAGATCTCACCTGAGAAACGAATTGTTCACCGGAAGGAGCAGAGAAGAAGCGAACAAGCTCAGAGGCTAATCGGAATTGAGGGTCACCGACATGGAAATCGATACCGGAGAAATAAATCGACAGTGCTATACCGAGACCGATCGGCGTCGTCAATTTCTGTTGAATCTTCCCGTTCACCGCCATTTCTCCGGTCATGGGGTGGCGATTGGACCGTACAAAGCTCTCCGAGGGAAAAAAAAAGGTTCACTATAGTTTTGGCGGGAAAAGAATATAGAAAcgaaaaatgattttaaaaaaaaaaaagtaaaataaatcatggagtatatatatttactattatttttattaataaaatataatttctttttaatataataaataagtaaaagtgTACGACGAAAAtgccaataaataaacaaaaatatatttaaattctttcttttaaaataagtaaaaatagaGGGTGTATCATGTATGAAATGAAATACGAGCTTAACAATTGAATTAATCGAAATTCAATACGTGAAAGTGTTAGCTCGATCTGAAGTGTATCTAAAATAGTGTTTTGGATCATAGTcctaaaatattatcaaataactATTCACAATATgtctttaattaatattgtttcGATATTATAAGATCTACTCTATACTTATAATATCGTTATCACATGATTCTTTTTgtgattataatttatttccCAAATGAAATGCACTAATAACGATTCTTGATCTAACACTAATCATTTTTAAGCCTAGCACTAAAGCTAGTTGTAGCTTGACactattttcatattatatcaaaGACGTAAGTAAATCATCTcgtaaaaaagaaatatgtcTTATATTTACTTGTAAAACAACAGCATTATTAAGCGTTAATATACAAAGGGATTaacaattttctatttattcttgCTCATGTTTTACTTGTTAGTAgtgttatgttatttttatactttaaagtctaaatttttattaatcttACTTTcctcataattttatttgactataaaaaaaaatattaaatataacgagaaattatatattatcTAGTAAAATAATATGACTTTTCCAAGATATAATATTGTATGATATTATATGGAAAAAATCCTTTCGATCAAAAAATTTGGTCAGAATGGTAAAAACTTGATatgttattaattgttgtttattaCTCAGCTTATATACTTCGATATATATAGTTACAAAGATGGTTTTATATCTTgctattttgttgtttttgttcttaTAATTCTATGTTGGATGGTTCCCTTTTGAATCGAGAGCCCTTTAGAAACAACTTCTCTACCCCATTAAGGTAGAAATAATGTTTGTGTACATCTTACATCTATGGGTTGTAATcttgacccaaaaaaaaaaaaacaaaaggtcaaaataatttatatgttatattaaCAAAACACGATGGGGTGAAATGTGGGCGTTAGTGAGCTTTGTGTTTGAGCTAATTTGCATCGCTTGCACATCATTGGTCTCAAGctaaaataaagagagaacaGTTGCAATAAATCTTACGATAATCTCAAAATCATCATGAAATATTAGTCAATTTCTTTATTCCCaacttgtatattatttttacaaatttaattgtatagACTTTGTTGCTCGTGGCATAGATATCGTTATCGTTAATGAATATACCTAGAGACAAAAACTTTTAACGACTAATCTAAGTTGTGACGATATGGTTGAAACGTCTTCATTTTGATAGGGATATCGGATTTGGTCCATTTCCGaatgaaaaaaagaattctATTGAAAGCACGTCTTTGAAAATAGACCTATAATATGTGAATTCAAATTcgaaactaatatatatatatatatatatatataaaacaaaaagtcCATGCCTTTTTGCATGTCTCTACAAAAACTACGCCGTAACGACACGTGTCGTTTCAGCGATTCTTCTAACTCTTTAACAAACAGTTCTTCATACCTTCACACTCATATTTTTTCTGCAAATCTCTCTCTCGAGGAGAAATCAATACTCAgaggtaaaatatttttcatattatcaatTTTCCGTGCATGTgttcaattttatttgaaatggTTCTCGATTCATGTAActacagtttttttttttgattttttttttgtgtaattatGTGATCTACATTGAAATAGATGCTGCTTCATGTGCTTACGGcgtttttttcagatttttttttgatgatttatgtgTATAATAATGTGTTTTATGTTGAAATTGCTGCCGATTCATGTGcttagatttattatttttttttggtgtaattATGTGATCTACATTGAAATAGCAGCTGATTCATGTGCTTACGGccttttttaaagatttttttttgatgatttatgtgtataattgtgtgttttatgTTGAAATTGCTGCCGATTCATGTGCTTACAGCTTAccgtttgtttgttttttttttctgatatATGCATATAATTTATGTGTTCTATATTGAAATAACTGTTGATTCATGNGATTATTTATGTGTATAATTGAGTGTTTTATGTTGAAATTGCTGCCGATTCATGTGCTTACAGCTTAccgtttgttttttttttttttctgatatATGCATATAATTTATGTGTTCTATATTGAAATAACTGTTGATTCATGTGATTACAGcgttttttttatgtatgtgTGAGATTATGTGTTCTATGTTGAAATAGTTGTTGATTCATGCGCTTACAGCGTTTTTTTGATGATGTATGTGGTTAATATTTGTTAGGATTTCTGCAATGTCGGTGAAATCGGATCGAAATGTGTGAAATCATGTGTTCTATGTCGAAATAGCTGCTGATTCATGTGTTTACAGCGTTTTTTTGATGATGTATGTGGTTTATATGTGTTAGGATTTCTGCAATGCCGGTGAATTTGGATCAAAATGTGTGAATTATGTGTTCTATGTTGAAATAGTTGTTGATTCATGCGCTTACAACGTTTTTTGATGATGTGtgtgttttatatttgttaggATTTCTGCAATGTCAGTGAATtcggatcaaaatctcaaagtTGTTAGTGTTGATGATCAATCAGGAAATGAAACCCTAATGGAAAATCGAAATAATCTGAATTTAGTTTGTGAATCGGTTATTGATGATGGGGTTAGGGTTTTTGTAGAAGGTAATGATGTTGTTAAGGGTTTAAGAGTGGAAATGGAAGGTTTAGGTGTGGAGATTGACTTGGGTCCATGTGATCTCGAAGGTGGAATGAGGTTTGCAGGGTATGGTCGGCTTGACGGTGAGCTTGTGGTTGATTTGACGAGATTTTCACATCTTACACGAAGGGGGAATGTAGTAGAAGGAGCCAACAACATGCAAGAGGTATTAGGTGGGAGAAATGGATCTGTTCGTGATGGTAGAACAGTCAACTTTAATGATGGTATACATGTTGGGCTTGATGCTGTCATTCCAGAAAGACGAGAGGTTAAGCACAGAATGGAAGATGAAGGGAAGTTTAACGTGTACGATTTAGTATGGGGTAAGGTGAGGAGTCATCCTTGGTGGCCTGGGCAGATATTGGACCCTTCTGTTGCATCAAACAACGCAATGAAATACTTCAAAAAGAATTGCTATCTTATAGCTTATTTTGGTGACCAGACATTTGCATGGAATGAAGCATCTAGCATTAAGCCATTTAAGATGTACTTCTCTCGAATGGAGAAACAGTGCAACTCAGAAAACTTTTCTCATGCAGTGAACTGTGCTCTAGATGAAGTCTCTAGACGGGTTGAGTTAGGGCTCGCCTGCCCATGTTTGCTGGAGGAAACCCGAGCAAAAATGGAATCTCAGATTGTTGCAGTGGCTGGTATCCAGGCGGAATCAAACATGAGAATTGGAAATGACAACTTTTCAGATCAAACCCCATTCAACCCTGCCGAACTTGTTAGAACACTCAAGTCAGTAGCAGCAGCTCCACATTCCCGGCTCGACAGGTTGTCGTTTGTGTTGGCAAAAGCTCAGTTGGTGGCCTTCAATCGCTGGAATGGTTATAATGAGCACCCACTAATAGAAGAATTTTGCGATTTGTTTGAGAATGATAATGATGTTGAACCACTGCTTGGGAAGAAAGATGCTAGTGATGTGGCGTCGGAGGAAAATTCTAGTGTCCAACGTACTTCCTCAACAAAGCGTCCTCGTTGCTCGGGGATAGCTGATCACCCTGGTAAAAAGGTAAAATCAATGTCCATGTTGGTGTATGGGAGCAGTTCACGTATATCAAATGATCAGAAGAAATCTAGAGGGATAGCTGGGCGAGAGAGGAAGGCTGTGTCGTCTGAGAAGAGACATTTAACATCTGAATATATGCCTAGCAATTCAAAGgcaaaaagaaggaaaaaagaattGTCACAAAGCAGTCGTAACGAGATCTCTTTACCATCTCATAAAGCTGCAAGGCGAAATCTCAAGTCTATTGACAGAAACTCACGAAGAACTAGTGAGCATAATGAGAACTCGAGAAATATTGGTTTTGGAGATTCAGTACTTGGTCTTGTGAAATCTGAAGGAGCACAGTTGATTCAAAAAAAGCTCCCTTCATCAACAGAATTGCTCTCAAAGCTCTATTCGGCAGCCAGGGATCCCATGAATGCGAGTAGTATTTTGCTGTCACAAGCTAGTTTGTTCTGTGATTATAGGAATTTAACTTGCTCGGAAACTACCGTGTCAGCAGACCACTCAAAGCTGACAGAAAATCATATAGGACAAAATCCATCCAACTTAGCTGCTGAAACTTTGTTGATAGAAGGTATTGAGGACTCGTATTGGACTGATAGGATTATTCAATGCAACCCCGAAGATCAGGTGTTATTTGAACCAGAGGTCCAAAATGAGGAGGATTTTCCTAATGCTAAATGGGAGACTTCTCCTGGCCTGAGTCCGATCTTGGACCATAAACAAGAAGTAGGCCTGTTGGTTGAGAATTcagaaagagaaaatttatcTGATCCTGTGGATGGAAGTTCCGAGTACTCTCCAACCATGCTGATTCTTAAGTTTTCAGATTTAGAATCAGTTCCTCCCATAGTAGATCTAAACATAATATTTAGCCAGTATGGTCCACTTTGTGAATCTGAGACCAAGCTTATTCACAAGAGAAAACAAGTAAAAGTTGTTTTCAAGAGGCGTGCCGATGCTGAAACTGCTTTTAGCAAGTCAGGGAAATTCAGTATTTTTGGTCCATCACTCATCAGTTACCGCCTACAGTATTCACCATCACCACGCAAAGCATCTTGTACCTCAAAACGTAAGAGGAAGTATGCAGCATCATTAGCAGTGAACGACGTTCAAAACTGAAGTAAGATGAATTTTTCATTACATAATTTGCTGGATTTTCCCTGTCGGATTAATTAGTTAACTTGTTAGCTAtgttaatatgaattttgttgCACAGCTGAAATCAACTGCTGACTGTTTTGTCTACTTAGAAATGTTCTAGATAGTAAAATAGACTAGGAAATATCCCATTTATTTGTGTTCAACTAAGAATCTTGTGTCCATATATTGTTTTAACCcggaaatataaaatattttggcatCTAGTCATTACAGTATACTTGATGGAATGTTTTTTACAGTTcgaattttttcatattaatgaAGGTAAGATGCACTTATAGTTGATTGTCC
The nucleotide sequence above comes from Solanum pennellii chromosome 9, SPENNV200. Encoded proteins:
- the LOC107030688 gene encoding uncharacterized protein LOC107030688, yielding MSVNSDQNLKVVSVDDQSGNETLMENRNNLNLVCESVIDDGVRVFVEGNDVVKGLRVEMEGLGVEIDLGPCDLEGGMRFAGYGRLDGELVVDLTRFSHLTRRGNVVEGANNMQEVLGGRNGSVRDGRTVNFNDGIHVGLDAVIPERREVKHRMEDEGKFNVYDLVWGKVRSHPWWPGQILDPSVASNNAMKYFKKNCYLIAYFGDQTFAWNEASSIKPFKMYFSRMEKQCNSENFSHAVNCALDEVSRRVELGLACPCLLEETRAKMESQIVAVAGIQAESNMRIGNDNFSDQTPFNPAELVRTLKSVAAAPHSRLDRLSFVLAKAQLVAFNRWNGYNEHPLIEEFCDLFENDNDVEPLLGKKDASDVASEENSSVQRTSSTKRPRCSGIADHPGKKVKSMSMLVYGSSSRISNDQKKSRGIAGRERKAVSSEKRHLTSEYMPSNSKAKRRKKELSQSSRNEISLPSHKAARRNLKSIDRNSRRTSEHNENSRNIGFGDSVLGLVKSEGAQLIQKKLPSSTELLSKLYSAARDPMNASSILLSQASLFCDYRNLTCSETTVSADHSKLTENHIGQNPSNLAAETLLIEGIEDSYWTDRIIQCNPEDQVLFEPEVQNEEDFPNAKWETSPGLSPILDHKQEVGLLVENSERENLSDPVDGSSEYSPTMLILKFSDLESVPPIVDLNIIFSQYGPLCESETKLIHKRKQVKVVFKRRADAETAFSKSGKFSIFGPSLISYRLQYSPSPRKASCTSKRKRKYAASLAVNDVQN